The following coding sequences are from one Coffea arabica cultivar ET-39 chromosome 11e, Coffea Arabica ET-39 HiFi, whole genome shotgun sequence window:
- the LOC113718295 gene encoding uncharacterized protein produces MVIFQMIVIVNQHKKHNSEEEKVERKVHCVVQVMSWWESRMAAEVVVNVDGILFGMPLPTMSSFLISFPILWQENSLSTSWMYLVGAERLATSCLLARRSLGCVGSPRVSKFSK; encoded by the exons ATGGTCATATTCCAAATGATAGTCATAGTAAACCAACATAAAAAGCATAATTCAGAGGAAGAAAAGGTGGAGAGAAAAGTCCATTGTGTAGTTCAGGTGATGTCATGGTGGGAAAGTAGAATGGCGGCTGAGGTAGTTGTTAATGTAGATGGGATTCTGTTTGGGATGCCCTTACCGACTATGAGCAGCTTTCTGATTTCATTCCCAATCTTGTGG CAGGAGAATTCCTTGTCCACATCCTGGATGTATTTGGTTGGAGCAGAAAGGCTTGCAACGAGCTGTTTATTGGCACGTAGAAGCTTGGGTTGTGTTGGATCTCcaagagtttcaaaattca GCAAATGA
- the LOC113718298 gene encoding putative disease resistance protein At1g50180 isoform X1 encodes MPEDILSSILSSAIENIGKLLIEEVKFLRGVREQVTLLRDDLKWIQMFLRYADKKQAARDTIQQWLPEFRAVAYEASDLVEDYALRVSISSNRGFTRALKRTACIARECYTIHALGLEIQSLRTRISNRTKIFGRFVNLIARTEEGESSAPSRQKQLRHTYSFVAEEDVVGLRNDVEKLVEHLLKEGESTGRKIRVASIVGMGGIGKTTLARKVYHHEKLKQCIKGFAWICVSQQWQTKDLLQGILLKLTPENRKQIMKSEQDELAKLLREHLGARRCLIVLDDIWSTDVWDSLKDAILVSEHGTKILLTTRIRDVAEHVGPNGYRHELRFLTEDQSWELLRKKIRESSGEGCEDLDKMKELGKEMLNNCGGLPLAVVVLGGILRTRTFKEWNEVHENIKSYLDKGEKIGKEGEVPKVLAYSYYDLPWQLKPCFLYLGKFREDSDIGAESLYQMWIGEGMIFENDRREKETIMDVAERYLEELANRCMVEIKKHEEGKCAVTRLKSCRFHDLMRDLCLAKAKEENLYKLVDRSTSRDSPPAIEAQYSLVLHLLPRDISKYNFPPKEQTKHLRSFLCDSLVAKWEYSNPGVRIMSQVKNLKMLRVLAILSFHMASQSCYLKSPLGYVGNLIHLRCLRLRGQNINLPYSLGNLKYLETLDLSGSSRSCRIPNVLWKLEHLRYLYLPDWRWWDAHPKLRLSKQLEILESFDNKICYPKDVCKLSNLRALKAIVRKNLEDLKHIINPISNLDCIRISSLRIVDFDFGSNRGLDVLSRVLFSRNIHELEIGNSLCKKLPDYQSHMFPDLAGLTQLKLFGTDIEEDPMATLEELPNLRILKLGHNSFLGQEMICHSMGFPKLKCLELHGLGNLKQWKVEEGAMPELSSLRIRECKVLEMIPDGLRCLTTLEEVSLVEMPELFNNRVRIESGCQQGEDYDKISHVPSVKIHRYSFSPFTFFSSNFSLVNIQFTVLGIPFFLASSSNLNFDKLHQHHSIFSFVFLMTIEFFLIFFSSSEETGS; translated from the exons ATGCCCGAAGACATCCTGTCCTCAATCCTATCCTCTGCAATAGAAAATATAGGTAAATTGCTTATTGAAGAAGTAAAGTTTCTACGAGGTGTTCGCGAGCAAGTTACACTCCTTCGTGACGATCTCAAATGGATACAAATGTTCTTAAGATATGCAGATAAGAAACAGGCTGCAAGGGACACTATACAACAGTGGCTTCCGGAATTTAGAGCGGTCGCTTATGAAGCAAGTGATTTGGTTGAAGATTATGCTTTGAGGGTTTCAATTTCAAGCAACAGAGGCTTTACACGTGCTCTAAAGAGGACTGCTTGTATTGCCAGAGAATGTTATACCATTCATGCTTTGGGCTTAGAGATTCAAAGTCTCAGAACTAGGATCTCTAATCGCACCAAAATTTTTGGTCGGTTTGTAAATTTAATTGCCAGAACGGAGGAAGGAGAGTCGAGTGCTCCATCCAGGCAGAAACAATTAAGGCACACTTACTCCTTTGTGGCTGAGGAGGATGTGGTTGGACTGCGTAATGATGTTGAGAAGCTGGTTGAACATTTGCTGAAAGAGGGTGAAAGTACAGGGCGCAAAATAAGAGTGGCTTCGATTGTCGGCATGGGAGGTATAGGCAAAACCACTCTTGCTAGAAAGGTATATCACCATGAAAAATTGAAGCAGTGTATTAAAGGTTTTGCGTGGATTTGTGTGTCACAACAATGGCAAACAAAAGATCTCTTGCAAGGCATTCTACTCAAGCTTACTCCTGAAAACAGAAAACAGATAATGAAGAGCGAACAAGATGAACTAGCAAAGCTGCTTCGAGAGCACTTGGGAGCTAGGAGATGTTTGATAGTCCTCGACGACATCTGGTCAACAGATGTTTGGGATAGCCTAAAAGATGCAATCCTAGTTTCGGAGCATGGAACCAAAATTTTGCTGACAACTCGTATTAGAGACGTGGCAGAACATGTTGGTCCAAATGGTTATCGCCATGAACTGCGTTTTTTGACCGAGGACCAAAGTTGGGAGTTGCTACGAAAGAAAATTAGGGAGAGCAGTGGTGAAG GTTGTGAAGATTTGGACAAGATGAAAGAGTTGGGGAAGGAAATGTTGAATAACTGTGGGGGTCTTCCATTGGCCGTGGTAGTTCTAGGTGGAATTCTTAGAACTAGAACTTTCAAGGAATGGAATGAAGTGCATGAGAATATCAAATCTTATCTGGATAAGGgagaaaaaattggaaaagaaggAGAGGTGCCCAAGGTTTTAGCTTACAGTTACTATGACCTCCCTTGGCAACTAAAACCATGCTTCCTTTACTTGGGTAAATTCAGGGAAGATTCCGACATTGGAGCAGAGAGTTTATATCAGATGTGGATAGGAGAAGGTATGATATTTGAGAATGATAGAAGGGAGAAAGAAACAATAATGGATGTTGCAGAGCGTTACTTGGAAGAGTTAGCAAACAGATGCATGGTTGAAATTAAAAAACATGAGGAGGGGAAGTGTGCGGTGACAAGGCTAAAGTCATGTCGGTTTCATGATCTTATGAGAGATCTATGCTTAGCCAAGGCAAAAGAGGAGAATTTGTATAAGTTGGTCGATCGAAGTACTTCACGAGATTCTCCTCCTGCAATTGAAGCACAGTATAGTTTAGTCCTTCATTTGCTTCCAAGAGATATCTCTAAATACAACTTTCCACCGAAAGAACAAACTAAGCATCTTCGCTCATTCTTGTGTGATTCGTTGGTAGCCAAATGGGAATATTCTAATCCAGGGGTGAGAATAATGTCCCAAGTCAAGAATTTGAAGATGCTTAGAGTTTTGGCAATTTTATCCTTCCATATGGCCTCCCAAAGTTGTTATCTCAAATCACCTCTGGGGTATGTCGGTAACCTTATCCATTTGAGATGTTTGAGATTGAGAGGTCAGAATATAAACTTGCCATATTCCTTGGGCAATTTAAAGTACTTGGAAACTCTCGATTTATCTGGTAGTTCTCGTTCTTGTAGAATACCAAACGTGCTATGGAAATTGGAACATTTGAGATATCTTTATCTTCCAGACTGGAGGTGGTGGGACGCTCACCCTAAGCTGCGGTTAAGCAAGCAGCTGGAGATACTTGAATCATTCGATAACAAAATTTGCTATCCTAAAGATGTATGCAAATTATCGAATCTCAGAGCTTTGAAAGCAATAGTGCGTAAAAATCTTGAGGACCTGAAACACATCATCAATCCTATATCAAACTTGGACTGCATACGCATTAGCTCACTTAGAATCGTTGACTTTGATTTTGGCAGCAACAGGGGTTTGGATGTTCTTTCAAGGGTGTTGTTTAGTAGAAATATTCATGAATTAGAGATCGGGAATAGTTTATGCAAGAAGTTACCGGATTACCAATCCCACATGTTTCCTGACCTTGCAGGACTTACTCAATTAAAGCTGTTTGGTACTGATATTGAGGAAGACCCAATGGCAACACTCGAGGAGCTTCCTAACTTAAGAATACTGAAGCTTGGGCATAATTCTTTTCTGGGCCAAGAAATGATCTGCCACTCAATGGGATTTCCCAAACTAAAATGTCTCGAGCTTCATGGTTTGGGTAACTTAAAGCAGTGGAAAGTGGAAGAAGGGGCCATGCCTGAGCTCTCAAGTTTACGGATACGGGAGTGTAAAGTATTGGAAATGATTCCAGATGGGTTGAGATGTTTGACCACCCTAGAGGAGGTATCTCTAGTGGAAATGCCTGAACTATTCAACAATAGAGTTAGGATAGAGAGTGGTTGTCAACAAGGAGAAGATTATGATAAAATAAGCCACGTGCCTTCAGTTAAAATCCATAGGtactctttttctccttttactTTTTTCTCCTCCAATTTTTCTCTTGTTAATATTCAATTTACGGTTCTTGGAATTCCCTTTTTTTTAGCATCTAGTTCCAATCTCAATTTTGATAAGCTTCACCAACATcattcaatattttcttttgtctttttaaTGACTATTgagttttttttaatctttttttcctcttcagAAGAAACGGGATCATAG
- the LOC113718298 gene encoding putative disease resistance protein At1g50180 isoform X2: MPEDILSSILSSAIENIGKLLIEEVKFLRGVREQVTLLRDDLKWIQMFLRYADKKQAARDTIQQWLPEFRAVAYEASDLVEDYALRVSISSNRGFTRALKRTACIARECYTIHALGLEIQSLRTRISNRTKIFGRFVNLIARTEEGESSAPSRQKQLRHTYSFVAEEDVVGLRNDVEKLVEHLLKEGESTGRKIRVASIVGMGGIGKTTLARKVYHHEKLKQCIKGFAWICVSQQWQTKDLLQGILLKLTPENRKQIMKSEQDELAKLLREHLGARRCLIVLDDIWSTDVWDSLKDAILVSEHGTKILLTTRIRDVAEHVGPNGYRHELRFLTEDQSWELLRKKIRESSGEGCEDLDKMKELGKEMLNNCGGLPLAVVVLGGILRTRTFKEWNEVHENIKSYLDKGEKIGKEGEVPKVLAYSYYDLPWQLKPCFLYLGKFREDSDIGAESLYQMWIGEGMIFENDRREKETIMDVAERYLEELANRCMVEIKKHEEGKCAVTRLKSCRFHDLMRDLCLAKAKEENLYKLVDRSTSRDSPPAIEAQYSLVLHLLPRDISKYNFPPKEQTKHLRSFLCDSLVAKWEYSNPGVRIMSQVKNLKMLRVLAILSFHMASQSCYLKSPLGYVGNLIHLRCLRLRGQNINLPYSLGNLKYLETLDLSGSSRSCRIPNVLWKLEHLRYLYLPDWRWWDAHPKLRLSKQLEILESFDNKICYPKDVCKLSNLRALKAIVRKNLEDLKHIINPISNLDCIRISSLRIVDFDFGSNRGLDVLSRVLFSRNIHELEIGNSLCKKLPDYQSHMFPDLAGLTQLKLFGTDIEEDPMATLEELPNLRILKLGHNSFLGQEMICHSMGFPKLKCLELHGLGNLKQWKVEEGAMPELSSLRIRECKVLEMIPDGLRCLTTLEEVSLVEMPELFNNRVRIESGCQQGEDYDKISHVPSVKIHRFVGTTYQVEIVRPSNAV; the protein is encoded by the exons ATGCCCGAAGACATCCTGTCCTCAATCCTATCCTCTGCAATAGAAAATATAGGTAAATTGCTTATTGAAGAAGTAAAGTTTCTACGAGGTGTTCGCGAGCAAGTTACACTCCTTCGTGACGATCTCAAATGGATACAAATGTTCTTAAGATATGCAGATAAGAAACAGGCTGCAAGGGACACTATACAACAGTGGCTTCCGGAATTTAGAGCGGTCGCTTATGAAGCAAGTGATTTGGTTGAAGATTATGCTTTGAGGGTTTCAATTTCAAGCAACAGAGGCTTTACACGTGCTCTAAAGAGGACTGCTTGTATTGCCAGAGAATGTTATACCATTCATGCTTTGGGCTTAGAGATTCAAAGTCTCAGAACTAGGATCTCTAATCGCACCAAAATTTTTGGTCGGTTTGTAAATTTAATTGCCAGAACGGAGGAAGGAGAGTCGAGTGCTCCATCCAGGCAGAAACAATTAAGGCACACTTACTCCTTTGTGGCTGAGGAGGATGTGGTTGGACTGCGTAATGATGTTGAGAAGCTGGTTGAACATTTGCTGAAAGAGGGTGAAAGTACAGGGCGCAAAATAAGAGTGGCTTCGATTGTCGGCATGGGAGGTATAGGCAAAACCACTCTTGCTAGAAAGGTATATCACCATGAAAAATTGAAGCAGTGTATTAAAGGTTTTGCGTGGATTTGTGTGTCACAACAATGGCAAACAAAAGATCTCTTGCAAGGCATTCTACTCAAGCTTACTCCTGAAAACAGAAAACAGATAATGAAGAGCGAACAAGATGAACTAGCAAAGCTGCTTCGAGAGCACTTGGGAGCTAGGAGATGTTTGATAGTCCTCGACGACATCTGGTCAACAGATGTTTGGGATAGCCTAAAAGATGCAATCCTAGTTTCGGAGCATGGAACCAAAATTTTGCTGACAACTCGTATTAGAGACGTGGCAGAACATGTTGGTCCAAATGGTTATCGCCATGAACTGCGTTTTTTGACCGAGGACCAAAGTTGGGAGTTGCTACGAAAGAAAATTAGGGAGAGCAGTGGTGAAG GTTGTGAAGATTTGGACAAGATGAAAGAGTTGGGGAAGGAAATGTTGAATAACTGTGGGGGTCTTCCATTGGCCGTGGTAGTTCTAGGTGGAATTCTTAGAACTAGAACTTTCAAGGAATGGAATGAAGTGCATGAGAATATCAAATCTTATCTGGATAAGGgagaaaaaattggaaaagaaggAGAGGTGCCCAAGGTTTTAGCTTACAGTTACTATGACCTCCCTTGGCAACTAAAACCATGCTTCCTTTACTTGGGTAAATTCAGGGAAGATTCCGACATTGGAGCAGAGAGTTTATATCAGATGTGGATAGGAGAAGGTATGATATTTGAGAATGATAGAAGGGAGAAAGAAACAATAATGGATGTTGCAGAGCGTTACTTGGAAGAGTTAGCAAACAGATGCATGGTTGAAATTAAAAAACATGAGGAGGGGAAGTGTGCGGTGACAAGGCTAAAGTCATGTCGGTTTCATGATCTTATGAGAGATCTATGCTTAGCCAAGGCAAAAGAGGAGAATTTGTATAAGTTGGTCGATCGAAGTACTTCACGAGATTCTCCTCCTGCAATTGAAGCACAGTATAGTTTAGTCCTTCATTTGCTTCCAAGAGATATCTCTAAATACAACTTTCCACCGAAAGAACAAACTAAGCATCTTCGCTCATTCTTGTGTGATTCGTTGGTAGCCAAATGGGAATATTCTAATCCAGGGGTGAGAATAATGTCCCAAGTCAAGAATTTGAAGATGCTTAGAGTTTTGGCAATTTTATCCTTCCATATGGCCTCCCAAAGTTGTTATCTCAAATCACCTCTGGGGTATGTCGGTAACCTTATCCATTTGAGATGTTTGAGATTGAGAGGTCAGAATATAAACTTGCCATATTCCTTGGGCAATTTAAAGTACTTGGAAACTCTCGATTTATCTGGTAGTTCTCGTTCTTGTAGAATACCAAACGTGCTATGGAAATTGGAACATTTGAGATATCTTTATCTTCCAGACTGGAGGTGGTGGGACGCTCACCCTAAGCTGCGGTTAAGCAAGCAGCTGGAGATACTTGAATCATTCGATAACAAAATTTGCTATCCTAAAGATGTATGCAAATTATCGAATCTCAGAGCTTTGAAAGCAATAGTGCGTAAAAATCTTGAGGACCTGAAACACATCATCAATCCTATATCAAACTTGGACTGCATACGCATTAGCTCACTTAGAATCGTTGACTTTGATTTTGGCAGCAACAGGGGTTTGGATGTTCTTTCAAGGGTGTTGTTTAGTAGAAATATTCATGAATTAGAGATCGGGAATAGTTTATGCAAGAAGTTACCGGATTACCAATCCCACATGTTTCCTGACCTTGCAGGACTTACTCAATTAAAGCTGTTTGGTACTGATATTGAGGAAGACCCAATGGCAACACTCGAGGAGCTTCCTAACTTAAGAATACTGAAGCTTGGGCATAATTCTTTTCTGGGCCAAGAAATGATCTGCCACTCAATGGGATTTCCCAAACTAAAATGTCTCGAGCTTCATGGTTTGGGTAACTTAAAGCAGTGGAAAGTGGAAGAAGGGGCCATGCCTGAGCTCTCAAGTTTACGGATACGGGAGTGTAAAGTATTGGAAATGATTCCAGATGGGTTGAGATGTTTGACCACCCTAGAGGAGGTATCTCTAGTGGAAATGCCTGAACTATTCAACAATAGAGTTAGGATAGAGAGTGGTTGTCAACAAGGAGAAGATTATGATAAAATAAGCCACGTGCCTTCAGTTAAAATCCATAG ATTTGTTGGTACAACTTATCAAGTGGAAATTGTTCGTCCAAGCAACGCTGTTTAA